GGGGAAAATTGGCATGTTCTTGATTTATCATAATTCAGACCTGTTCATCGTCCCGCAACATGCGAATGTCTTTAAAACCCATGCGGGCAAACTCGTTCAAACGGTAGCTTTTGAGGGCGCCCTTGCCTTTGGCAGTCATGGCAACCTGTTGTTCCATGGCCAGAAAACGGGTGAGATCCACCCCTTCGGCGGCGGCTGCGGCCTCGTACATATCGTGGTACTTGTCGTAGGCAAAGTTAATCACTT
This portion of the Shewanella amazonensis SB2B genome encodes:
- a CDS encoding DUF2960 domain-containing protein, whose translation is MARQVAYTYKGQAKVINFAYDKYHDMYEAAAAAEGVDLTRFLAMEQQVAMTAKGKGALKSYRLNEFARMGFKDIRMLRDDEQV